A genomic stretch from Alteribacter keqinensis includes:
- a CDS encoding PDZ domain-containing protein, which translates to MEAVFWELLQAIGRFFLHPAVYLFLFVCIWFGMRRVRRERKDFHTRVYDVVSDLLFPAGAALTAGAVLTIILTGLGVTVPFAMMLLITLIWAVLLPLRNSRWLSFSFAGSLALLVTMFLPTSGTGYGWIDRQLTSISEMSTVSFVWFLAAILFAEAFLIMTNGKKRSSPKLKKSKRGKVVGAHEVNRLWLVPGLLLIPAGGLAVGGLGMWPLAESVSGVTPETAGLMFVPVILGFKAVVQSGYPYEGFRRLGARMLGLALLTAAVAVAAAFYSPLLLAVPLLILLGRELIFIQHNLKEQKTASMFRNMTEGLVVLGVIPHSIGDKMGIKVGEKVMKANGLAVSSQIELYEALQAKAAFCKLQVLDEEGQIRFTQSSVYEGDHYQLGLLFVPDDDIGNLSTEGLRYTFILQKDREKIQREDAVDASYESEAAATEENKKSS; encoded by the coding sequence ATGGAAGCGGTGTTTTGGGAGTTGCTTCAAGCGATAGGGCGTTTCTTCCTTCACCCTGCTGTGTACCTGTTCCTTTTTGTTTGTATATGGTTTGGTATGCGTAGAGTGAGGCGGGAACGAAAGGATTTTCACACCAGGGTATATGATGTTGTATCTGATTTACTTTTTCCTGCAGGGGCAGCGCTTACTGCCGGTGCAGTTCTCACCATTATTTTAACGGGGCTTGGTGTTACGGTTCCTTTTGCCATGATGTTATTGATTACACTTATCTGGGCAGTGCTGCTGCCATTGCGAAACAGCCGCTGGCTCAGTTTTTCCTTCGCAGGGAGTCTGGCACTGCTTGTGACGATGTTCCTTCCTACTTCAGGGACGGGCTATGGCTGGATCGACAGACAGCTCACTTCTATTTCAGAGATGAGCACGGTAAGTTTTGTTTGGTTTTTGGCTGCAATCCTTTTTGCAGAAGCCTTTCTTATTATGACAAATGGAAAAAAGCGGTCCTCACCAAAGCTTAAGAAGAGTAAGCGTGGCAAAGTGGTCGGGGCGCACGAAGTCAACCGGTTATGGCTGGTGCCGGGACTGCTGCTGATTCCTGCAGGCGGACTGGCTGTCGGAGGATTAGGTATGTGGCCTTTAGCGGAATCAGTATCAGGTGTGACGCCTGAGACCGCCGGACTCATGTTTGTGCCTGTGATCCTCGGCTTCAAGGCTGTTGTACAGTCCGGTTACCCTTATGAAGGATTCCGCCGCCTTGGGGCGAGGATGCTCGGACTGGCACTCTTAACTGCAGCTGTAGCAGTTGCAGCAGCGTTTTACAGTCCCCTTCTTCTGGCAGTACCTTTGCTCATTCTCCTGGGCCGGGAGCTGATCTTTATTCAGCATAATCTTAAAGAACAAAAAACGGCAAGCATGTTCCGTAACATGACGGAAGGACTTGTTGTACTCGGCGTAATTCCTCATTCGATAGGAGACAAGATGGGGATTAAGGTCGGAGAAAAAGTGATGAAAGCAAACGGCTTAGCCGTTTCAAGTCAGATTGAACTGTATGAGGCGCTACAGGCGAAAGCAGCTTTTTGTAAATTGCAGGTGCTTGATGAAGAAGGGCAGATTCGTTTTACCCAATCTTCCGTTTATGAGGGAGATCACTATCAGCTCGGGCTTTTGTTTGTACCGGACGATGATATCGGTAACCTGTCAACCGAAGGACTTCGCTATACTTTTATTCTTCAGAAAGACCGGGAGAAGATCCAGCGTGAGGACGCTGTGGATGCCAGTTACGAAAGCGAAGCAGCAGCAACCGAAGAAAACAAAAAAAGTTCTTAA
- a CDS encoding S41 family peptidase has product MNIDKKFLPLIVSLSVILGAVAMFVVMQVTDGTSAEPVLNDSGDADTELAIDQDDGEENAAEEAVETSGSEISEDKAEKFHKAYSIIMDRYVEAFDEEELLEGAINGMLEVLDDPYSVYMDQETAREFMDSLDSSFEGIGAEVSMTNGKVTIVAPFRDSPAEKAGLRPNDQIVGIDGDSIEGLSLYEAVLQIRGEKGTTVTLTVERPGVSEELNIDVVRDTIPIETVTSELIEEDGAKIGLIEIRSFSESTATDFEEQLHALEKEGIDGLVIDVRGNPGGFLQSVEDIGNLLVPGGEPIVQIENREGERIRHVSNLEEEKEYPIATLINEGSASASEILAAALKEAGGHHVVGETTFGKGTVQQTLQLGDGSELKLTLFRWLTSDGNDINEVGVEPTEEVRQPDFFYVSPVQAEDPLEFDMNSEQVENAQLMLEGLDYDPGRTDGYFSSETEEAVRAFQDDEGLDVTGVIDEDTAWALQDRVVEAVRDRENDLQFKRAIELLIENE; this is encoded by the coding sequence ATGAACATCGATAAGAAATTTCTGCCGTTAATCGTCTCTCTATCCGTTATTTTAGGAGCAGTCGCGATGTTTGTCGTAATGCAGGTGACGGATGGTACATCAGCTGAGCCGGTGCTGAACGACAGTGGAGACGCAGATACAGAGTTAGCGATTGACCAGGACGACGGGGAAGAAAATGCTGCTGAAGAAGCGGTTGAAACGTCAGGCAGCGAAATTTCAGAAGATAAAGCCGAGAAATTCCATAAAGCTTATTCCATCATAATGGACCGCTATGTGGAAGCATTTGATGAAGAAGAACTTCTTGAAGGTGCCATCAACGGGATGCTTGAAGTGCTTGATGATCCTTATTCCGTTTATATGGATCAGGAGACTGCCCGTGAATTTATGGATTCACTCGATTCCTCTTTTGAAGGAATCGGAGCTGAAGTAAGCATGACGAATGGGAAAGTAACCATTGTAGCACCTTTCAGGGATTCGCCCGCAGAAAAAGCAGGTCTGAGACCGAACGACCAGATCGTCGGCATTGACGGTGACAGTATCGAAGGCCTTTCCCTTTATGAAGCAGTGCTTCAGATCAGAGGGGAAAAAGGTACGACAGTTACACTTACCGTTGAACGCCCCGGAGTGAGTGAAGAGCTGAATATCGATGTGGTCCGTGATACGATTCCGATTGAAACGGTCACAAGTGAGCTGATTGAAGAGGACGGGGCGAAAATTGGTTTGATAGAAATCCGTTCTTTCTCCGAAAGTACTGCAACAGACTTTGAAGAACAATTACACGCTCTTGAAAAAGAGGGGATTGACGGATTGGTTATTGATGTCCGTGGAAACCCGGGTGGATTCCTTCAGAGTGTAGAAGATATCGGTAACCTCCTTGTACCCGGCGGTGAGCCGATTGTGCAGATTGAAAACCGTGAAGGTGAACGCATTCGTCATGTTTCCAACCTGGAAGAGGAAAAAGAGTATCCAATTGCCACATTGATAAATGAAGGAAGTGCTTCAGCATCTGAGATTCTGGCTGCGGCCCTTAAAGAAGCAGGCGGTCATCACGTTGTGGGTGAAACAACGTTCGGAAAAGGAACCGTTCAGCAGACACTTCAGCTTGGTGATGGCAGTGAATTGAAACTTACGTTGTTCAGATGGCTTACTTCTGACGGCAACGACATTAATGAGGTTGGTGTGGAACCGACAGAGGAAGTACGTCAGCCTGATTTCTTCTATGTTTCTCCGGTACAGGCGGAAGACCCACTGGAATTTGACATGAACAGTGAACAGGTGGAAAACGCTCAGCTGATGCTTGAAGGACTCGATTATGATCCTGGCCGTACGGACGGTTACTTCAGCAGTGAAACAGAGGAAGCGGTTCGTGCCTTCCAGGACGACGAAGGACTGGATGTGACAGGTGTAATTGATGAAGATACAGCCTGGGCACTTCAAGACCGTGTTGTTGAAGCGGTCCGTGACCGTGAGAACGATCTTCAGTTCAAACGTGCGATTGAGCTGTTAATTGAAAATGAGTAA